A genomic segment from [Flavobacterium] thermophilum encodes:
- the ctaA gene encoding Heme A synthase — protein sequence MQRSLKWFASATTLVMLFVLIGGALVTKTGSGMGCGRSWPLCNGQWVPDNITPELVIELSHRLVSGLAGIMVLILSVWAWRVIGHMRETKFLAVVSFVFLVLQGLIGAAAVVWGQSDFVLALHFGISLISFAAVLLLTLLIFEADKTFSAVSLTLDRPMRFHIYGIIIYSYIVVYTGALVRHTNASLACPSWPLCAKTRPFPVQFHEWVQMGHRLAAGLIVIWIAIAALHAIRHYRSQPVIYYGWIIALFLVLAQMTTGALVVFTQLNLYVALAHAFFISCLFGVLSYLLLLALRTRRAPGKTMAHPPEETAPTVLKWR from the coding sequence TTGCAACGTTCATTAAAATGGTTTGCTTCGGCAACAACGCTGGTGATGCTGTTTGTGCTGATCGGCGGGGCGCTCGTGACAAAAACGGGCTCCGGCATGGGATGCGGCCGGTCATGGCCGCTGTGCAATGGTCAATGGGTGCCGGACAACATCACGCCAGAACTCGTTATCGAACTGAGCCATCGACTCGTTTCCGGCCTTGCCGGCATCATGGTGCTCATTCTTTCCGTTTGGGCATGGCGGGTCATCGGCCATATGCGGGAGACAAAGTTTTTGGCAGTCGTCTCATTCGTTTTTCTCGTCCTGCAAGGATTAATCGGCGCCGCCGCGGTCGTCTGGGGGCAGTCCGATTTTGTGTTGGCCCTGCATTTCGGCATTTCGCTCATCTCATTTGCCGCTGTGCTGCTGTTGACGCTGCTCATTTTTGAAGCGGACAAAACGTTTTCCGCCGTCTCGCTTACGCTTGACAGGCCGATGCGGTTTCACATTTACGGCATCATCATTTACTCGTACATTGTCGTCTATACCGGGGCGCTCGTCCGCCATACGAACGCCAGCCTTGCCTGTCCGAGCTGGCCGCTGTGCGCGAAAACGCGTCCTTTCCCGGTGCAGTTTCACGAATGGGTGCAAATGGGCCATCGGCTGGCGGCGGGGCTGATCGTCATCTGGATCGCCATCGCGGCGCTGCACGCCATCCGTCATTACCGAAGCCAACCGGTTATCTACTATGGATGGATCATTGCTCTTTTTCTCGTCCTCGCCCAGATGACAACTGGGGCGCTCGTTGTGTTCACTCAGTTGAACTTATACGTGGCTCTGGCGCACGCGTTTTTTATCTCCTGCCTGTTCGGCGTGCTCAGCTACTTGCTGCTCTTGGCGCTGCGCACCCGCCGTGCGCCGGGAAAAACGATGGCTCACCCGCCCGAGGAAACAGCGCCAACCGTGCTGAAATGGCGGTAA
- the ctaB2 gene encoding Protoheme IX farnesyltransferase 2, whose translation MADLKAVHGAAADARHRSQASAKTIWRELSAVVKIGIVNSNLITTFAGMWLAFYFTGEHFLENLHLVFFTLFGAAFVIAGSCAINNYIDRDIDQYMERTKVRPTVTGTMEPRRVLWLGVALVAVGTVSLLMTTVTAAVVGLIGMVTYVFFYTLWTKRHYTLNTVVGSISGAVPPVIGWTAVDPSFHVVPLVLFLIMFLWQPPHFLALAMKRCEEYRAAGIPMLPVVHGFAMTKRQIIVWVACLLPLPFYLFSLGAPFLTVATLLNIGWLFLGLWGLKMKDDLKWAKWMFVYSLNYLTILFVAMVIATLW comes from the coding sequence ATGGCCGATTTGAAAGCGGTGCATGGGGCCGCGGCCGATGCTCGCCATCGTTCGCAGGCAAGCGCAAAGACGATTTGGAGAGAATTGTCGGCAGTTGTCAAAATCGGGATTGTTAATTCGAACTTGATCACGACGTTTGCCGGAATGTGGCTGGCGTTTTATTTTACTGGAGAGCACTTTTTGGAGAATTTGCATCTTGTGTTTTTTACGCTGTTTGGAGCCGCGTTCGTCATCGCAGGTTCATGCGCCATTAACAACTACATTGACCGCGACATCGATCAATATATGGAGCGGACGAAAGTGCGGCCGACGGTAACTGGAACGATGGAGCCGCGGCGCGTGCTTTGGCTCGGAGTTGCCCTGGTCGCCGTCGGCACGGTGAGCTTGCTCATGACAACGGTTACGGCAGCGGTTGTCGGGCTCATTGGCATGGTGACGTACGTCTTTTTCTATACGCTTTGGACGAAGCGCCATTATACGCTCAACACTGTCGTCGGCAGCATTTCCGGCGCCGTGCCGCCGGTGATCGGCTGGACCGCGGTTGACCCAAGTTTCCATGTCGTCCCGCTTGTTCTCTTTTTGATCATGTTTTTATGGCAGCCGCCGCATTTTTTGGCGTTGGCGATGAAGAGGTGCGAGGAGTACCGCGCCGCCGGCATTCCGATGCTGCCGGTCGTTCACGGCTTCGCCATGACAAAGCGGCAAATCATCGTCTGGGTGGCCTGTTTGCTGCCGCTGCCGTTTTATTTGTTCTCGCTCGGCGCGCCGTTTTTAACGGTCGCGACGCTGCTGAACATCGGCTGGCTGTTTTTGGGGCTGTGGGGCTTGAAAATGAAAGATGACTTAAAGTGGGCGAAATGGATGTTCGTCTATTCGCTCAACTATTTGACAATTCTATTCGTGGCGATGGTGATCGCCACCTTATGGTAA